Proteins from a genomic interval of Gemmatimonas sp.:
- a CDS encoding HDOD domain-containing protein, with amino-acid sequence MLTSLMPIRDRRDRVIGYAVSTCPADPRRSGSDPDGDARRLVDMVGALTRLAGRSLVVPITSTIVREGAITRFASADAVWLLATESLDDPATRRAVDRLLGAGFHFALQGFPDGDPLPPSLVGSTIVLDAAHTPPSALESRVRVLLDAGLRPLVRGVDDRLTRHRVLQTGVPLYSGRLLARGAGVPVDRTTEESVIRAITMLAAFADGRPTDSSFDTFVHDDPHLAASLLRAMGSASLGVRGPRSVTHAITMLGRDAIMDRLVSVAARLIGDAAQDAELGFIALRRARACERVGSALDNAPHPRMRLIAGLLSTLEFALGASAPILAERLALPNALRDTMIDRQQPLGQLLEVIDALEQGWWDDFVSRCGRIGIAPAVVADAWLASWRTARDELGITRNDLS; translated from the coding sequence ATGCTGACCTCGCTGATGCCGATTCGTGATCGTCGCGACCGCGTTATCGGGTATGCGGTTTCGACCTGCCCGGCCGATCCGCGCCGCAGTGGTTCGGATCCAGACGGTGATGCCCGCCGACTCGTAGACATGGTGGGGGCGCTCACGCGTCTCGCCGGTCGGAGTCTCGTGGTGCCGATCACGTCCACGATCGTGCGCGAAGGTGCGATTACCCGCTTCGCCTCGGCCGATGCCGTGTGGCTCCTGGCAACGGAGTCGCTCGACGACCCCGCGACGCGGCGCGCGGTCGATCGGTTGCTTGGCGCCGGCTTTCACTTCGCGCTCCAAGGATTTCCCGACGGTGACCCGCTTCCTCCGTCGTTGGTGGGGAGTACGATCGTACTCGATGCGGCGCACACGCCGCCCAGTGCCCTCGAGAGTCGCGTGCGGGTGCTGCTCGACGCGGGTCTCCGGCCGCTCGTGCGCGGCGTCGACGACCGCCTGACGCGCCACCGCGTGCTGCAAACGGGCGTGCCACTATACAGCGGGCGCTTGTTGGCGCGTGGCGCCGGTGTACCGGTGGACCGGACCACAGAAGAGAGCGTGATCCGCGCGATCACGATGCTCGCGGCATTTGCCGATGGCCGTCCCACCGATTCGTCGTTCGACACCTTCGTGCATGATGATCCCCACTTGGCGGCATCGCTGTTGCGCGCCATGGGCTCGGCCTCGCTCGGCGTGCGCGGGCCACGTTCGGTCACGCACGCGATCACGATGCTCGGTCGCGATGCCATCATGGACCGCCTGGTGTCCGTGGCCGCACGACTGATCGGTGATGCCGCGCAAGATGCCGAACTCGGATTCATCGCACTGCGTCGCGCGCGTGCGTGCGAGCGAGTGGGTTCCGCACTCGACAACGCACCACATCCGCGCATGCGCCTGATTGCCGGCCTGCTCTCGACGCTCGAATTCGCACTCGGCGCGTCGGCGCCAATTCTGGCGGAGCGCTTGGCGCTGCCGAACGCGCTGCGTGACACGATGATCGACCGCCAGCAGCCGCTCGGGCAATTGCTCGAGGTGATCGACGCACTCGAGCAGGGGTGGTGGGATGATTTCGTGTCACGCTGCGGTCGCATCGGAATTGCGCCGGCGGTTGTCGCGGACGCGTGGCTGGCGTCGTGGCGCACCGCACGCGACGAACTTGGCATTACCCGCAACGACTTGAGCTGA